In a single window of the Arthrobacter zhangbolii genome:
- the eno gene encoding phosphopyruvate hydratase, whose amino-acid sequence MAIIDAIHAREILDSRGNPTVEVEVLLDDDTFGRAAVPSGASTGAFEANERRDGEKNRYQGKGVLQAVEAVIEQIQPALLGFDAADQRAIDQAMIDLDGTENKSGLGANAILGVSLAVARAAAESAALPLYRYLGGPNAHILPVPLMNILNGGSHADSDVDIQEFMIVPLGAQTYSEGLRWGVEVYHNLKSVLKEKNLSTGLGDEGGFAPNLPSNRAALDLIVEAIQRAGYVPGNDIALALDVASSEFYKDGAYVFEGQNRTAEEMSAYYEELVRDYPLVSIEDPLDEEDWDGWQALTARLGDKVQLVGDDLFVTNPARLETGIKNNAANSLLVKVNQIGTLTETLDAITMAQRAGYTTITSHRSGETEDTTIADICVATNAGQIKTGAPARSERVAKYNQLLRIEEELDDAARYAGRSAFPRFNA is encoded by the coding sequence ATGGCCATCATCGATGCCATCCATGCCCGCGAGATCCTCGACTCCCGCGGTAACCCCACCGTTGAGGTGGAGGTGCTGCTCGACGACGACACCTTCGGCCGGGCCGCTGTTCCCTCCGGTGCTTCCACTGGCGCTTTCGAAGCCAACGAACGCCGCGACGGAGAGAAGAACCGCTACCAGGGCAAGGGCGTGCTGCAGGCCGTCGAAGCCGTCATCGAACAGATCCAGCCCGCGCTGCTCGGCTTTGACGCCGCTGACCAGCGGGCCATCGACCAGGCCATGATTGACCTGGACGGCACCGAGAACAAGTCCGGCTTGGGTGCCAACGCCATCCTCGGCGTCTCCCTCGCCGTGGCCCGCGCCGCTGCCGAGTCCGCCGCCCTGCCGCTGTACCGCTACCTCGGCGGCCCCAACGCGCACATCCTCCCCGTGCCGCTGATGAACATCCTCAACGGCGGCTCGCACGCTGACTCCGACGTCGACATCCAGGAATTCATGATTGTTCCCCTGGGCGCCCAGACCTACTCCGAAGGCCTGCGCTGGGGCGTGGAGGTCTACCACAACCTCAAGTCTGTGCTGAAGGAAAAGAACCTCTCCACCGGCCTGGGTGACGAAGGCGGCTTCGCACCGAACCTGCCCTCCAACCGTGCAGCCCTGGACCTGATTGTGGAAGCCATCCAGCGTGCCGGCTACGTGCCCGGCAATGACATTGCCCTGGCCCTGGACGTTGCCTCCTCCGAGTTCTACAAGGACGGCGCTTACGTCTTCGAAGGACAGAACCGCACCGCTGAGGAAATGTCCGCGTACTACGAGGAACTGGTCCGCGACTACCCGCTGGTCTCCATCGAAGACCCGCTGGACGAAGAGGACTGGGACGGCTGGCAGGCACTCACTGCCCGCCTCGGCGACAAGGTGCAGCTGGTGGGCGACGACCTGTTCGTCACCAACCCGGCCCGCCTGGAGACCGGCATCAAGAACAACGCCGCGAACTCCCTGCTGGTGAAGGTCAACCAGATCGGCACCCTGACCGAGACCCTGGACGCCATCACCATGGCCCAGCGTGCCGGGTACACCACCATCACCTCGCACCGTTCGGGCGAAACCGAAGACACCACCATCGCCGACATCTGCGTTGCCACCAACGCCGGCCAGATCAAGACCGGTGCCCCGGCCCGCTCCGAGCGCGTTGCCAAGTACAACCAGCTGCTGCGGATCGAAGAAGAGCTTGACGACGCCGCCCGCTACGCCGGGCGCAGCGCCTTCCCGCGCTTCAACGCCTAG
- a CDS encoding FtsB family cell division protein: MPTRRPKVPRPAAAKSAGTEPTGTKSAAPKSAAPKSAAPKSAGARPAGTKAGRPGDRQGRPKAGSAAAASDARAAIRSQLSGDIRRQDGADPDRKRAAAGTGETPGAELRPVPAKAFSGRLLVLAMVMVAITVLLAPSVRTYLQQRSDIAAAKAEIAQAQEVQADLEVQLGRWEDPAYIKQQARDRIFLVMPGETRYLVKGENGVEEADRKAAEEAPEDLQWVDSLWDSVKRSATAQ, translated from the coding sequence ATGCCAACCCGACGTCCCAAGGTACCCAGGCCTGCTGCAGCCAAATCCGCCGGGACTGAGCCCACCGGAACCAAGTCCGCCGCACCGAAATCTGCCGCACCGAAATCCGCCGCACCGAAATCTGCCGGGGCCAGGCCTGCCGGCACCAAAGCCGGAAGGCCCGGGGACCGCCAGGGGCGCCCCAAGGCGGGAAGCGCGGCGGCAGCCTCTGACGCGCGCGCTGCCATTCGCTCCCAGCTCTCCGGGGATATCCGCCGGCAGGACGGCGCGGATCCGGACCGGAAACGGGCCGCTGCAGGAACCGGTGAAACCCCCGGAGCCGAACTGCGGCCGGTACCGGCCAAGGCATTCTCCGGCAGGCTGCTGGTGCTGGCCATGGTGATGGTGGCCATCACCGTGCTGCTGGCGCCCTCGGTGCGCACCTACCTGCAGCAGCGTTCGGATATTGCCGCTGCCAAGGCGGAAATTGCGCAGGCGCAGGAAGTGCAGGCTGACCTGGAGGTCCAGCTGGGCCGCTGGGAGGATCCGGCCTACATCAAGCAGCAGGCCAGGGACCGCATTTTCCTGGTGATGCCCGGCGAAACACGGTATCTGGTTAAGGGCGAAAACGGTGTGGAGGAAGCGGACCGCAAGGCCGCCGAAGAGGCACCCGAGGACCTGCAGTGGGTCGATTCGCTCTGGGACTCGGTCAAGAGATCCGCCACGGCACAGTAA